CGGAATCATCCAATGGGCGACTCCATATTGGACAGAACCGCCACTTCGACGCCAGCGCGAACGCCTATAACGTCATCCCACTCCCCAAGGCACCACCCCTTCCCCCGGAGGTCCCGGATGACCGTCGACTACTTCGTCATGGCCGCATACCTGCTGGGCATCATCGGCGTCGGCTGGTGGGGCAAGAGACGCGCCGCCTCCAAGAGCGACTTCCTGGTCGCCGGCCGCCGCCTCGGCCCCCTCATGTACACCGGCACGATGGCCGCCGTCGTCCTCGGCGGCGCCTCCACCATCGGCGGCGTACGCCTGGGCTACACCTACGGCATCTCGGGCGCCGCCATGGTCTTCGCGATCGGCCTCGGACTGCTGGCCCTGTCGGTCTTCTTCTCCGCCCGCATCGCCCGCCTCAAGGTCTACACCGTCGCCGAGATGCTCTCCCTGCGCTACGGCGACACCGCCGCCGTGATCTCCGGCGTGGTGATGTGGATCTACACGCTGATGCTGGTGGTGACCTCGACGATCGCGTACGCCAGTGTCTTCGACGTCCTGTTCGACGTCCCGCGCTGGGTCGCGATCGTCATCGGCGGCACGATCGTCGTCGGCTACTCGGCGCTCGGCGGCATGTGGTCCATCACCCTCACCGACATGGTGCAGTTCGTGGTCAAGAGCCTCGGCGTGCTCGTCCTGCTGCTGCCGATCGCCGTGGTCCGGGCGGGTGGCTTCGCCGAGATGGCGGACAGACTGCCGGACGGCTACCTCTCCCCGACCTCCATCGGTGGCCAGACCATCGTCACCTTCGTGCTGATCTACACCTTCGGCATGCTCATCGGACAGGACATATGGCAGCGGGTGTTCACCGCCCGCTCCGACAAAGTCGCGTCCTGGGGCGGCACGGTCGCCGGCGTCTACTGCCTGGTCTACGCCCTGGCAGGCGCCGTCATCGGCATGGCCACCAAGTCCCTGTACCCCCAACTCGCCAGCGCCGACGACGCGTTCGCGACGATCGTCCGGCACGCCCTGCCCACCGGCGTCCGGGGCCTGGTCCTGGCCGCCGCGCTCTCCGCGATGATGTCGACCGCGAGCGGCGCCCTGATCGCCTCGGCGACGGTCGCCAACAACGACATCTGGGCCCGCCTGCGCCGCCGTACGGCAATGGGTCCGCAGGACGACGAGATCGGCTCGAACCGGCTCGCGATCGTCGTCCTCGGCGTCGCCGCCATGGGCATCGCCTGCGCCCTCGGCGATGTCATCGAAGCCCTCACCGTCGCCTACAACCTGCTCGTCGGCGGCCTGTTGGTGCCCATTCTCGGCGGCCTCGTCTGGAAGCGGGGCAACCTCCCGGGCGCCATGGCCTCGATGGTCGCGGGCGGCACCACGGTCATCGTCCTCATGGTGACCGACGGCCTCCTCGCCAACGAGCCCATCTACTACGGGCTGTTGGCCGGCCTGGTCGCCTACGTCGCCGTCAGCCTCCTCACCAAGCCGACGGAGGAAGCTGTGGTCGAGGCCTGGCACCGCCGCCTGGCAGGCGAACAGGCCGCCGCCGCACCGGAGTTGAGCGTGGCCTGACCCGCTGTTCCGGTAGCACCGATCCGCACCCACCCGCACCCGCACGTGCCGTATCTCATCGAAAGGTCCCCATGTACGCCACCACTGTCCCCACGGAAGAACTCCGGCTGCGCCGCGAACTCGCCGCGGTCTACCGGCTCGTGGCGCACTTCCGGATGACCGACCTGATCTTCACGCACATCTCGGTTCGCCTTCCGGGCCCCGAACACCACTTCCTGATCAACCCGTACGGCCTGCTCTTCGAGGAGATCACGGCGTCGAACCTCGTCAGGATCGACCTGTCCGGCCGCGCCGTCGGGGAATCCCAACACCCGGTCAACCCGGCCGGGTTCGTCATCCACAGCGCCGTCCACGCCGCCCGCCCCGACGCCCACTGCGTCCTGCACACCCACACCAGGGCGGGCTGCGCGGTCGCCGCCCAGGAACACGGCCTGCTCCCGCTCAACCAGATCTCCATGGAGTTCTACGGCAGGCTCGGCTACCACGACTACGAGGGCGTCGCCCTCAACCTCGCCGAACAGCGGCGCCTGGTCGCCGACTTGGGCCGCCACCCCGCGATGATCCTGCGCAACCACGGTCTGCTCACCGTAGGGGAGACCCCCGCGCAGGCGTTTCTGCGCATGTACTACCTGGACAAGGCCTGCGAGATCCAGACCGCGGCCACGGCGGCGGGCACCCCGCTGGTCGTCCCCGGCCCCGAGGTCTGTGAACTGACTGCCCGTCAACTCACCGGCGAGGACGACAGTTCGGACCTCCAGGACGACAAGGCGTACGAGTTCGCGTGGGCGGCGCTGCTGCGGCTCGTGGAGCGGATCGCCCCCGAGTACAAGGACTGAGGTCACCCGCAGGGACCGAGCGTCAGCCCGTCGCCGCGGACTTCTGTCCGGACGGGGCGACGGCGAACCACTCGCCGTCCTTGCCCTGGCCGTTCGCCTGTCCGGCCGCCGTGTCGCCGACGTACCGGTACAACGGCCAGCCACCGAGGGTGAGTTGTGGCTGACCGTCGCGGTGGACCGTGCCGAGGAGGCTCTTGTCGACCCCCGAGGTCTGCACGGATTCCGGCACGATCACCGGTATCCACGTCTTGACGCACGCGCCCTTGCAGGTCCACTTGGACGGGTTCGACTCGTCCTTGTCGTAGCGGTAGAGGGTCATTCCGTTCGGGTCGGTGACCACGGTGCCCACACCGTCGACCGCCTTGGCCGTCACGGTGTACGCCGTGGTCGTGGCGCCGGCGGCCGGTGTCGAGGCGGCCGTCGCCGTGGCCGTGGGAGCCGACGCGGCCGGGGCCGCCGTGGCCGCGCTGTCGGAACCGGCGCTGTTCGAGGAACCGCACGCGCCCAGCAGCAGCGTGGAGGCGAGGCCTGCGACGAGGCTCAGGACAATGCGTCGCGGGATCAAGGAGGTGCCCTTCGTCGGGGATCGTGCGTACTGCCTGCTCGCCCTCCCCATACGTCCGCCGACCCCGCCCCTCTCAGCGGGGAACGCACATGACGCACTCTTGACCACCCGCACCCCGGAACGATGTAACCCGGATCACAGCACCGAAGTGCAGCGCGGTACGGGGTCCACGGCCTTTCTCTCTGTGTAAGGGGCTTGCCCGAAACGGGGACGGTGGACGGTACGGATGGAACAGAGTCGGGCCGACGGGTTCGACGGGTTCGTGGCAGCGCGCTGGTCGGCGTTGTTCCATCTGGCCTGTCTGCTCGTGGGAGGCGATCGGCACCGCGCCGAGGACCTGCTCCAGGAGGCCATGGTCAAGCTCTGGTTCGCCTGGCCGAGAATCGCGGAGGAGGCACCGGAGCCGTACGTCCGCAAGATTTTGGCGCGGGCGGCGGCCCGTTCGGCGCGGCGGCGCTGGTGGGGTGAGCGCCCGGTCGAGCAGCTGCCCGACCGCGCCGAGACCGGGGACGTGTCCGCCGTGGTGGCGGAGCGCTCCCGGCTGGAGGCGGCGCTGGCCCAACTGCCGCCCGCGCAACGGGCCGCCGTGGTCCTGCGCTACTACCAGGACCTGCCGGACAGGCAGGTCGCCGAAGTGCTGGGGTGTCCGGTCGGCACCGCCCGGTCCCATGCGTCACGGGGCGTGGCGCGGCTGCGCCGGATCCTCGGCGATGTCATCGAACCGGTGGGATGAGGAGGGGGAGATGATGGACCACCACGATCACCGCGACCGCCACGACGACCACGAGCGCTACGACCGTTTCGAGCGGGAGCTCGCGCGGATGATGCGCGACACCCAGGAACCTGCGTCTTTCGAACCCAGGCACCGGACCCGGCTCCGCTCCGGCGTCCGGGCCAGGCGCCGGGTCCGCGTGGCCCAGAAGGCGGTCGGCTCCGCCCTGGCCGTCGCCGGAATCGGCCTCGGCTTCTTCCTGCTGCCCCACGACCAGGTGGACAACAGGCCGCAGGCGCCCCTGCCCCGACCCGCCCTGAGCCCCACGCTCCCGGGCCCCACCCCGACCCTGACACCGGACACGACCCCGAGCGGGACCACCAGCCCCACACCCACCCGCACCACCGAGGCACCCACCTCGCCATCCATGACCCCGACGGGGAGTTCGGCGACCTCGTCCTCGGGCCCGCCCTCGACCGACACGGCCCCGCCGCCTTCGAGCACGGGGACGGCCAACTCGTCCACGGCGCACGGCACTTCGACGAGTTCGGCGAGTACGACAACGACACCACCGGCGACGGAGACCTCCGCGTCCATGGGCGCGACGGGCATCGGATAACCCGGCCGGCCGACCACCCCCACCCGTAAGCCCTGACCGCAGTACTGCCGACAGGCGATACCGGCATGCCCTGCGACAGCGACCATACCTGGACGGAACGTGACAAAGTTGATGAGTCGGATGGGCCAACTACCGCTCCGCACACCGGTGTCGGCACACCACCGCGAACCGGTCCTCGACGTGGTCGTCCCCGTGTTCAACGAGGAGAAGGACCTCGAACCGAGCGTACGGCGGCTGCACGCGCATCTGTCGGAGACGTTCCCCTACCCGTTCCGCATCACGGTCGCGGACAACGCCAGCACGGACGAGACCCCGCGCATAGCGGCCCAACTGGCCTCCGAGCTACCTGAGTTGGAGTGGCTACGGCTGGCCGAGAAGGGCCGGGGCCGGGCCCTGCACACGGCCTGGTCGGCGTCACGGGCACCCGTCCTCGCCTACGTCGACGTCGACCTGTCGACCGACCTCGCAGCGCTCCTCCCGCTGGTCGCCCCGCTGATCTCCGGTCACTCCGACATCGCGATCGGCACCCGGCTGGCCCGTGGCTCCCGGGTGGTGCGCGGCCCCAAGCGGGAGGCCATCTCCCGCTGCTACAACGCCCTGTTGAGGTCCACCCTCGCCGTCGGCTTCTCCGACGCGCAGTGCGGTTTCAAGGCGGTACGACGTGATGTCGCCGAGCGGCTGCTGCCCCTGGTGAAGGACTCGGGGTGGTTCTTCGACACCGAGTTGCTGGTGATCGCCGAGCGGGCTGGACTGCGTATCCACGAAGTGCCGGTCGACTGGGTGGACGACCCCGACAGCCGGGTCGACATCCTCGCCACGGCACTGGCCGACCTGCGCGGAATCGCCCGCATAGGACGGGAGTTGGCACGCGGCACGCTCCCGACGGCGGGCCTGCGCCGGGCCGCCGCCGACGGCTCGCACTCGGCCGGCCTGGCCGCCCAACTCCTGCGCTTCGCCGCCGTAGGAGCGGTGAGTTCGGTCGGATACGTCCTCCTGTACGTCGCGTTGCGCCCGGCGACGGGCGGACAGGCCGCCAACGCGCTGGCGTTGCTGCTCTGCGCCCTCGCCAACACCGCCGCGAACCGCCGCCTGACCTTCGGACTGCGCGGCCGGGTCGGCGCCCTGCGCCACCAGGCCCAGGGCCTCCTGGTCTTCACGGTCGGCCTCGCCCTCACCAGCGGGTCCCTGGCCGTTCTGCACCGCACGACCCCAACACCCGCGCGCACCACGGAGGTCGGGGTCCTGGTCGCCGCCAACC
The nucleotide sequence above comes from Streptomyces sp. N50. Encoded proteins:
- a CDS encoding sodium:solute symporter codes for the protein MTVDYFVMAAYLLGIIGVGWWGKRRAASKSDFLVAGRRLGPLMYTGTMAAVVLGGASTIGGVRLGYTYGISGAAMVFAIGLGLLALSVFFSARIARLKVYTVAEMLSLRYGDTAAVISGVVMWIYTLMLVVTSTIAYASVFDVLFDVPRWVAIVIGGTIVVGYSALGGMWSITLTDMVQFVVKSLGVLVLLLPIAVVRAGGFAEMADRLPDGYLSPTSIGGQTIVTFVLIYTFGMLIGQDIWQRVFTARSDKVASWGGTVAGVYCLVYALAGAVIGMATKSLYPQLASADDAFATIVRHALPTGVRGLVLAAALSAMMSTASGALIASATVANNDIWARLRRRTAMGPQDDEIGSNRLAIVVLGVAAMGIACALGDVIEALTVAYNLLVGGLLVPILGGLVWKRGNLPGAMASMVAGGTTVIVLMVTDGLLANEPIYYGLLAGLVAYVAVSLLTKPTEEAVVEAWHRRLAGEQAAAAPELSVA
- a CDS encoding class II aldolase/adducin family protein, translating into MYATTVPTEELRLRRELAAVYRLVAHFRMTDLIFTHISVRLPGPEHHFLINPYGLLFEEITASNLVRIDLSGRAVGESQHPVNPAGFVIHSAVHAARPDAHCVLHTHTRAGCAVAAQEHGLLPLNQISMEFYGRLGYHDYEGVALNLAEQRRLVADLGRHPAMILRNHGLLTVGETPAQAFLRMYYLDKACEIQTAATAAGTPLVVPGPEVCELTARQLTGEDDSSDLQDDKAYEFAWAALLRLVERIAPEYKD
- a CDS encoding SigE family RNA polymerase sigma factor, which gives rise to MEQSRADGFDGFVAARWSALFHLACLLVGGDRHRAEDLLQEAMVKLWFAWPRIAEEAPEPYVRKILARAAARSARRRWWGERPVEQLPDRAETGDVSAVVAERSRLEAALAQLPPAQRAAVVLRYYQDLPDRQVAEVLGCPVGTARSHASRGVARLRRILGDVIEPVG
- a CDS encoding glycosyltransferase, whose translation is MGQLPLRTPVSAHHREPVLDVVVPVFNEEKDLEPSVRRLHAHLSETFPYPFRITVADNASTDETPRIAAQLASELPELEWLRLAEKGRGRALHTAWSASRAPVLAYVDVDLSTDLAALLPLVAPLISGHSDIAIGTRLARGSRVVRGPKREAISRCYNALLRSTLAVGFSDAQCGFKAVRRDVAERLLPLVKDSGWFFDTELLVIAERAGLRIHEVPVDWVDDPDSRVDILATALADLRGIARIGRELARGTLPTAGLRRAAADGSHSAGLAAQLLRFAAVGAVSSVGYVLLYVALRPATGGQAANALALLLCALANTAANRRLTFGLRGRVGALRHQAQGLLVFTVGLALTSGSLAVLHRTTPTPARTTEVGVLVAANLAATLVRFLLFRAWVFPAGRRGGAEETAI